Proteins from a genomic interval of Pseudomonas asplenii:
- the aepX gene encoding phosphoenolpyruvate mutase — protein MQEADVRPGSLRALLATRRCLRVLEVHSPISALLAEQSRLETGPGQWVAYDAIWSSSLTDSTQRGLPDIEILSPSNRLQGIREIFDVCALPMIYDADTGGKPEHFAIHVKMLERAGVGAVVIEDKCGLKKNSLFGNDVSQAQESIEAFCQKIRLGRASRAPQGMMIIARCESLILDRGMDEAMERCLAYAEAGADGIMIHSRRKDGEEVLEFARRFRAHYPDVPLVCVPTSYAHLSFEQLQEAGFNVVIYANHMLRSAYMAMKEVATGILKHGRTLEVEQRCLGIDEILDLIPGTR, from the coding sequence ATGCAGGAAGCAGACGTTCGTCCGGGCAGCCTTCGCGCCCTGTTGGCTACCCGTCGTTGCTTGCGGGTACTGGAAGTGCACAGTCCGATATCCGCCTTGCTGGCTGAGCAATCACGCCTGGAAACCGGTCCTGGCCAATGGGTGGCCTATGATGCCATCTGGTCCAGTTCACTGACCGACTCGACACAACGAGGCTTGCCCGATATAGAAATTCTTTCCCCGAGCAATCGGTTGCAGGGTATCCGCGAGATTTTCGATGTGTGTGCCTTGCCGATGATTTACGACGCCGATACCGGCGGCAAGCCGGAACATTTCGCCATCCACGTCAAGATGCTCGAGCGTGCGGGCGTCGGTGCCGTGGTGATCGAGGACAAGTGTGGGCTGAAGAAAAACTCGCTGTTTGGCAATGACGTCAGCCAGGCTCAGGAATCAATCGAGGCGTTTTGCCAGAAGATTCGTCTGGGGCGGGCGAGCAGGGCGCCACAGGGGATGATGATCATTGCGCGGTGCGAGAGCCTGATTCTGGACCGGGGCATGGACGAGGCCATGGAGCGCTGCCTGGCGTATGCCGAGGCGGGGGCCGACGGCATCATGATTCACAGCCGCAGGAAGGATGGCGAGGAGGTCCTGGAGTTTGCCCGACGGTTTCGTGCGCATTATCCCGATGTTCCACTGGTCTGCGTTCCCACCAGCTATGCGCATTTGAGTTTTGAGCAGTTGCAGGAGGCGGGATTCAACGTCGTCATCTATGCCAACCACATGTTGCGCAGTGCATACATGGCGATGAAGGAGGTGGCCACGGGGATCCTGAAGCATGGGCGTACGCTGGAGGTGGAGCAACGTTGCCTGGGGATCGATGAGATCCTGGACTTGATCCCCGGCACCCGTTAA
- the fumC gene encoding class II fumarate hydratase, which produces MMRLESDSMGSVPVAPDKYWGAQTERSIHHFPIGRSRFRWGGPMIRSMGILKKAAALANLALGELPESVALPIVRAADEVIDGKLDEHFPLVVFQTGSGTQSNMNANEVIANRAIEMLGGEMGSKTPIHPNDHVNRGQSSNDTFPTAMYMVVVAEVFETLLPGVTLLRNTLAAKAQAFADLVKVGRTHLQDATPITLGQEIGGWVEQLDYTLKGIEQNIQGLYDLAIGGTAVGTGLNAHPRFGDECARHIAELTGYPFRASSNKFFSLAAHDALVNTSAAIRTLAMALLKIANDVRWLASGPRCGIGEIDIPENEPGSSIMPGKVNPTQCEALTMVCTQVFGNDATVAFAGSQGNFQLNVYKPVMVHNVLESITLLAESCRAFNDYCAEGITPNLPRIEANLQKNLMLVTALNRHIGYDKAAIIAKTAHHEGKSLREVAQQLGFVSPDEFDRFVIPLDMTHS; this is translated from the coding sequence CTGATGCGCCTTGAATCCGATTCCATGGGCTCTGTGCCGGTAGCGCCTGACAAATACTGGGGCGCGCAGACGGAGCGCTCGATCCATCACTTTCCCATTGGCCGTTCACGCTTCCGTTGGGGCGGTCCCATGATCCGCTCCATGGGGATTCTGAAAAAAGCCGCAGCCTTGGCGAACCTCGCCTTGGGCGAACTGCCCGAGTCGGTTGCCTTGCCGATTGTGCGGGCCGCCGACGAAGTCATCGACGGCAAGCTGGACGAGCATTTTCCGCTGGTGGTGTTCCAGACGGGGTCTGGCACGCAATCGAACATGAACGCCAATGAGGTCATTGCCAACCGGGCGATCGAGATGCTCGGCGGGGAGATGGGCAGCAAGACTCCGATCCATCCCAATGATCACGTCAACCGTGGGCAGTCGTCGAACGATACGTTCCCCACGGCCATGTACATGGTGGTCGTGGCGGAAGTCTTCGAAACCTTGCTCCCGGGGGTGACGCTGCTGCGCAATACCTTGGCGGCCAAGGCCCAGGCTTTTGCCGATTTGGTGAAGGTCGGCCGGACTCATTTGCAGGACGCGACGCCGATCACCCTGGGCCAGGAGATCGGTGGCTGGGTCGAGCAGCTCGACTACACGCTCAAGGGCATCGAGCAGAATATCCAGGGGTTGTATGACCTGGCCATCGGTGGCACGGCTGTGGGGACCGGGCTCAATGCCCACCCACGCTTTGGCGATGAGTGCGCGCGGCACATCGCAGAGCTGACCGGCTATCCATTCAGGGCATCGTCGAACAAGTTCTTTTCCCTGGCAGCCCATGATGCGTTGGTGAACACCTCGGCGGCGATCCGCACGCTGGCCATGGCCCTGCTGAAGATCGCCAATGATGTGCGCTGGCTGGCAAGTGGCCCTCGCTGCGGCATTGGCGAGATCGATATCCCCGAAAACGAACCCGGTTCGTCGATCATGCCGGGCAAGGTGAACCCGACCCAGTGCGAGGCGCTGACCATGGTCTGCACCCAGGTCTTCGGCAACGACGCGACGGTGGCCTTTGCCGGCAGCCAGGGCAACTTTCAACTGAATGTCTACAAGCCGGTGATGGTGCACAACGTGCTGGAGAGCATCACCCTGTTGGCAGAGTCGTGCCGCGCGTTCAACGATTATTGTGCCGAGGGCATCACTCCCAACCTGCCTCGAATCGAGGCCAACCTGCAGAAAAACCTCATGCTGGTCACCGCGTTGAATCGCCACATCGGTTACGACAAGGCCGCGATCATCGCCAAGACCGCCCATCACGAGGGGAAATCCTTGCGGGAGGTGGCGCAGCAATTGGGCTTCGTCTCCCCCGACGAGTTCGATCGATTCGTCATCCCCCTGGACATGACGCACTCATGA
- a CDS encoding pyridoxal phosphate-dependent aminotransferase, producing the protein MHVINFAAGELSFDASAQMKAGALEAIQGARNRYTPPLGLPRLREQLALRVTERTGVAFAASEVAVTAGAKQALYNACMVLLNPGDEVIVPIPHWETFPTQIRLAGATPVGVDTRPDDYRLTARAVRAALTPRTRMIVINSPNNPTGTVYQKQQLLEIAQLAVDHQLWVLFDECYRNLTREPFEHHNILSLLPALKPQSVLIDSFSKSQAVTGWRVGYACAPAQVISAMHNLQGHTTSNPSSLSQYAALATISAGSEPFVAQLGPFLQRQLDTARSYLDQVPGLTYAPPEGAFYLYIDVTPWLGGLYHGEQVRDVDHLSDLLLTEAHIAVVPGSGCGDPSSIRISYALEPEELVEGLSRFVQFLSSVERLNNH; encoded by the coding sequence GTGCACGTTATCAACTTCGCCGCCGGCGAGTTGTCATTCGATGCCAGCGCACAAATGAAAGCGGGAGCCCTGGAAGCTATCCAGGGGGCGCGCAACCGCTATACCCCACCACTGGGGCTGCCTCGCTTGCGCGAACAACTGGCGCTGCGGGTGACGGAGCGTACCGGGGTCGCGTTCGCGGCCAGCGAAGTGGCGGTGACCGCCGGGGCCAAGCAGGCGCTCTACAATGCCTGCATGGTGCTGCTCAACCCGGGCGATGAAGTCATCGTGCCGATCCCTCACTGGGAGACGTTTCCGACGCAGATTCGTCTGGCAGGCGCTACCCCGGTGGGTGTGGATACACGCCCCGACGATTATCGCCTGACCGCCAGGGCCGTGAGGGCTGCGCTTACGCCGCGTACCCGGATGATCGTGATCAACAGCCCCAACAATCCAACCGGCACCGTGTATCAAAAGCAGCAGTTGCTCGAGATCGCCCAACTGGCGGTCGATCATCAGCTGTGGGTGTTGTTTGACGAGTGTTATCGCAATCTCACTCGAGAGCCGTTCGAGCATCACAACATTCTGTCGTTGTTGCCGGCGCTCAAGCCCCAGTCGGTGTTGATCGATTCATTCTCCAAAAGCCAGGCCGTCACCGGCTGGCGGGTCGGGTACGCCTGTGCGCCGGCCCAGGTCATTTCGGCCATGCACAACCTGCAAGGCCACACCACATCGAACCCCAGCAGCCTCTCGCAGTACGCTGCACTGGCCACGATCAGCGCGGGCAGCGAACCCTTTGTCGCTCAGCTTGGGCCCTTTCTGCAACGGCAACTGGACACGGCACGCAGCTACCTGGATCAGGTGCCCGGTTTGACCTATGCGCCGCCGGAAGGCGCCTTTTACCTGTATATCGACGTCACCCCCTGGCTGGGTGGTCTTTATCACGGCGAACAGGTCAGGGACGTCGACCACCTCAGCGATCTGTTGTTGACCGAGGCGCATATTGCGGTAGTGCCCGGATCCGGCTGCGGTGACCCTTCCAGTATCAGAATCTCTTATGCACTCGAACCTGAAGAGTTGGTCGAGGGCTTGTCTCGTTTCGTGCAGTTTTTGTCGTCGGTCGAACGCTTGAATAACCACTGA